Proteins co-encoded in one Nicotiana sylvestris chromosome 7, ASM39365v2, whole genome shotgun sequence genomic window:
- the LOC104210413 gene encoding auxin response factor 6-like isoform X1: MRVSSAGFNPQPEEAAGEKKCLNSELWHACAGPLVSLPPVGSRVVYFPQGHSEQVAASTNKEVDAHIPNYPGLPPQLICQLHNLTMHADVETDEVYAQMTLQPLSAQEQKDVCLLPAELGIPSKQPTNYFCKTLTASDTSTHGGFSVPRRAAEKVFPPLDYSQQPPCQELIAKDLHGNEWKFRHIFRGQPKRHLLTTGWSVFVSAKRLVAGDAVIFIWNENNQLLLGIRRANRPQTVMPSSVLSSDSMHIGLLAAAAHAAATNSRFTIFYNPRASPSEFVIPLAKYAKAVYHTRISVGMRFRMLFETEESSVRRYMGTITGISDLDPVRWPNSHWRSVKVGWDESTAGERQPRVSLWEIEPLTTFPMYPSPFSLRLKRPWPSGLPSLPGFPNGDMTMNSPLSWLRGDIGDQGIQSLNFQGYGVTPFMQPRIDASMLGLQPDILQTMAALDPSKLANQSFMQFQQSIPGGSASLSHSQILQPSHSQQNLLHGFSENQLISQAQMLQQQLQRRQNYNDQQQLLQPQLQQHQEVNSSQFQHQQQTKAMSSLSQMTSAAQPQLSHLRVLSSTGSPQTFSDILGNHVNASSNSTMQSLLSSFSRDGASAVLNMHEAHPLVSSSSSSKRIALESQLPSRVTPFAVPQPEDVISHNTKVSDLSSLLPPFPGRESFSDYRGVEDSQNNALYGFNTDSLNILPNGMSNMKDSSGDNGSLSIPYATSTFTNTVGNEYPINSDMTTSSCVDESGFLQSSENGDQGNPTNRTFVKVHKSGSFGRSLDISKFSSYHELRSELAHMFGLEGLLEDPERSGWQLVFVDRENDVLLLGDDPWQEFVNNVWYIKILSPLEVQQMGKDGLDLPNAGLVQRLPSNGVGCDDYMNQKGSQNAMNGIPLGSLDY; encoded by the exons ATGAGGGTATCTTCAGCTGGGTTCAATCCTCAACCAGAGGaag CAGCAGGGGAGAAGAAATGCTTGAATTCAGAGTTGTGGCACGCGTGTGCCGGGCCACTAGTTTCGCTTCCGCCTGTAGGAAGCAGAGTTGTGTATTTTCCTCAAGGGCATAGTGAACAG GTTGCTGCCTCGACAAACAAGGAAGTAGATGCTCATATCCCTAACTATCCTGGTTTACCACCTCAGCTAATTTGTCAGCTTCACAACCTGACAATGCAT GCAGATGTTGAGACCGATGAAGTATATGCTCAAATGACGTTGCAGCCACTAAGTGCA CAAGAGCAAAAGGATGTGTGCCTGCTACCAGCAGAACTTGGCATCCCGAGTAAACAACCAACCAACTATTTCTGCAAAACCTTGACGGCAAGTGACACCAGTACTCACGGTGGATTCTCTGTCCCCCGACGTGCAGCAGAAAAAGTTTTTCCCCCTCTT GATTACTCTCAGCAGCCGCCCTGTCAAGAGTTGATTGCAAAAGATCTCCATGGAAATGAATGGAAATTCCGGCATATTTTTCGTG GCCAACCAAAGAGGCATCTATTGACAACAGGATGGAGTGTGTTCGTAAGTGCAAAGAGACTTGTTGCGGGTGATGCAGTCATCTTTATCTG GAatgaaaataatcaattgctTTTGGGGATTCGACGTGCTAATCGTCCTCAAACCGTTATGCCTTCTTCAGTTTTGTCAAGTGATAGCATGCACATTGGTCTCCTTGCTGCGGCGGCTCATGCAGCTGCAACTAATAGCCGCTTTACAATATTTTATAATCCAAG GGCAAGTCCATCAGAGTTTGTCATACCTCTTGCCAAGTATGCTAAAGCAGTTTATCATACACGGATTTCTGTTGGTATGAGGTTCCGGATGCTGTTTGAAACAGAAGAATCGAGTGTCCGTAG GTATATGGGCACAATTACCGGTATCAGTGATTTAGATCCTGTTCGTTGGCCAAATTCACATTGGCGGTCTGTGAAG GTTGGATGGGATGAATCAACTGCAGGAGAGAGGCAGCCCAGAGTTTCGCTGTGGGAAATTGAACCTCTGACAACTTTTCCTATGTATCCTTCTCCTTTCTCTCTTAGGCTAAAAAGGCCTTGGCCATCTGGACTACCTTCTCTCCCTG GTTTTCCCAATGGTGATATGACTATGAATTCTCCACTCTCGTGGCTGCGTGGTGACATAGGAGACCAAGGGATTCAGTCGCTTAATTTCCAGGGCTATGGTGTTACTCCGTTTATGCAGCCAAGAATTGATGCTTCTATGTTAGGTTTGCAACCTGACATTCTGCAAACAATGGCTGCACTAGATCCATCGAAACTTGCAAATCAATCCTTTATGCAGTTCCAACAAAGTATACCTGGCGGTTCAGCATCTTTGAGTCATAGTCAAATTTTGCAGCCTTCTCATTCACAGCAAAATCTGCTCCACGGCTTCTCCGAAAACCAGTTAATATCTCAGGCACAGATGCTTCAGCAACAATTGCAGCGCCGTCAGAATTATAATGATCAACAGCAATTGCTGCAGCCACAGCTTCAGCAACACCAAGAAGTGAACTCCTCGCAGTTTCAACATCAACAGCAAACCAAGGCCATGTCCAGTCTCTCTCAGATGACTTCGGCTGCGCAGCCCCAGCTTTCTCATTTGCGAGTCTTAAGTTCAACTGGTTCTCCACAAACATTTTCTGATATACTTGGTAACCATGTCAATGCATCTAGTAATTCTACTATGCAAAGTCTGTTGAGTTCATTTTCCCGTGATGGAGCGTCTGCTGTCCTTAACATGCATGAAGCTCACCCTCTAGTGTCTTCGTCCTCATCATCAAAGCGAATTGCTCTAGAATCTCAGCTCCCTTCTCGGGTTACTCCATTCGCTGTGCCCCAGCCTGAGGATGTGATATCACACAATACTAAAGTTTCTGATCTTTCCTCTCTGTTGCCCCCTTTTCCTGGCAGAGAGTCTTTTTCTGATTATAGAGGAGTAGAAGATAGCCAAAACAATGCACTGTATGGATTTAATACCGACTCTTTGAACATACTGCCGAATGGTATGTCCAACATGAAGGATAGTAGTGGTGATAATGGATCTTTATCTATTCCTTATGCTACCTCTACCTTCACAAATACTGTGGGCAACGAGTATCCCATTAACTCAGACATGACAACTTCAAGTTGTGTAGATGAATCAGGTTTCTTGCAGTCCTCCGAGAATGGGGATCAAGGAAACCCAACTAATAGAACCTTTGTGAAG GTTCATAAATCAGGGTCCTTTGGACGGTCACTCGATATCTCCAAGTTTAGCAGCTATCACGAACTTCGAAGTGAGCTTGCTCACATGTTTGGGCTAGAAGGCTTGTTGGAGGACCCTGAGAGATCAGGCTGGCAGCTTGTATTTGTAGACCGAGAGAATGATGTTCTCCTCCTCGGTGACGATCCCTGGCA GGAGTTTGTGAACAATGTTTGGTACATAAAGATACTTTCTCCACTCGAAGTGCAACAGATGGGGAAAGACGGCCTTGATCTTCCAAATGCTGGCCTAGTACAAAGGCTTCCTAGCAATGGCGTCGGATGTGATGACTATATGAACCAAAAGGGCTCCCAAAATGCCATGAATGGGATACCCTTGGGGTCGCTCGACTACTAA
- the LOC104210413 gene encoding auxin response factor 6-like isoform X2 — MRVSSAGFNPQPEEAGEKKCLNSELWHACAGPLVSLPPVGSRVVYFPQGHSEQVAASTNKEVDAHIPNYPGLPPQLICQLHNLTMHADVETDEVYAQMTLQPLSAQEQKDVCLLPAELGIPSKQPTNYFCKTLTASDTSTHGGFSVPRRAAEKVFPPLDYSQQPPCQELIAKDLHGNEWKFRHIFRGQPKRHLLTTGWSVFVSAKRLVAGDAVIFIWNENNQLLLGIRRANRPQTVMPSSVLSSDSMHIGLLAAAAHAAATNSRFTIFYNPRASPSEFVIPLAKYAKAVYHTRISVGMRFRMLFETEESSVRRYMGTITGISDLDPVRWPNSHWRSVKVGWDESTAGERQPRVSLWEIEPLTTFPMYPSPFSLRLKRPWPSGLPSLPGFPNGDMTMNSPLSWLRGDIGDQGIQSLNFQGYGVTPFMQPRIDASMLGLQPDILQTMAALDPSKLANQSFMQFQQSIPGGSASLSHSQILQPSHSQQNLLHGFSENQLISQAQMLQQQLQRRQNYNDQQQLLQPQLQQHQEVNSSQFQHQQQTKAMSSLSQMTSAAQPQLSHLRVLSSTGSPQTFSDILGNHVNASSNSTMQSLLSSFSRDGASAVLNMHEAHPLVSSSSSSKRIALESQLPSRVTPFAVPQPEDVISHNTKVSDLSSLLPPFPGRESFSDYRGVEDSQNNALYGFNTDSLNILPNGMSNMKDSSGDNGSLSIPYATSTFTNTVGNEYPINSDMTTSSCVDESGFLQSSENGDQGNPTNRTFVKVHKSGSFGRSLDISKFSSYHELRSELAHMFGLEGLLEDPERSGWQLVFVDRENDVLLLGDDPWQEFVNNVWYIKILSPLEVQQMGKDGLDLPNAGLVQRLPSNGVGCDDYMNQKGSQNAMNGIPLGSLDY, encoded by the exons ATGAGGGTATCTTCAGCTGGGTTCAATCCTCAACCAGAGGaag CAGGGGAGAAGAAATGCTTGAATTCAGAGTTGTGGCACGCGTGTGCCGGGCCACTAGTTTCGCTTCCGCCTGTAGGAAGCAGAGTTGTGTATTTTCCTCAAGGGCATAGTGAACAG GTTGCTGCCTCGACAAACAAGGAAGTAGATGCTCATATCCCTAACTATCCTGGTTTACCACCTCAGCTAATTTGTCAGCTTCACAACCTGACAATGCAT GCAGATGTTGAGACCGATGAAGTATATGCTCAAATGACGTTGCAGCCACTAAGTGCA CAAGAGCAAAAGGATGTGTGCCTGCTACCAGCAGAACTTGGCATCCCGAGTAAACAACCAACCAACTATTTCTGCAAAACCTTGACGGCAAGTGACACCAGTACTCACGGTGGATTCTCTGTCCCCCGACGTGCAGCAGAAAAAGTTTTTCCCCCTCTT GATTACTCTCAGCAGCCGCCCTGTCAAGAGTTGATTGCAAAAGATCTCCATGGAAATGAATGGAAATTCCGGCATATTTTTCGTG GCCAACCAAAGAGGCATCTATTGACAACAGGATGGAGTGTGTTCGTAAGTGCAAAGAGACTTGTTGCGGGTGATGCAGTCATCTTTATCTG GAatgaaaataatcaattgctTTTGGGGATTCGACGTGCTAATCGTCCTCAAACCGTTATGCCTTCTTCAGTTTTGTCAAGTGATAGCATGCACATTGGTCTCCTTGCTGCGGCGGCTCATGCAGCTGCAACTAATAGCCGCTTTACAATATTTTATAATCCAAG GGCAAGTCCATCAGAGTTTGTCATACCTCTTGCCAAGTATGCTAAAGCAGTTTATCATACACGGATTTCTGTTGGTATGAGGTTCCGGATGCTGTTTGAAACAGAAGAATCGAGTGTCCGTAG GTATATGGGCACAATTACCGGTATCAGTGATTTAGATCCTGTTCGTTGGCCAAATTCACATTGGCGGTCTGTGAAG GTTGGATGGGATGAATCAACTGCAGGAGAGAGGCAGCCCAGAGTTTCGCTGTGGGAAATTGAACCTCTGACAACTTTTCCTATGTATCCTTCTCCTTTCTCTCTTAGGCTAAAAAGGCCTTGGCCATCTGGACTACCTTCTCTCCCTG GTTTTCCCAATGGTGATATGACTATGAATTCTCCACTCTCGTGGCTGCGTGGTGACATAGGAGACCAAGGGATTCAGTCGCTTAATTTCCAGGGCTATGGTGTTACTCCGTTTATGCAGCCAAGAATTGATGCTTCTATGTTAGGTTTGCAACCTGACATTCTGCAAACAATGGCTGCACTAGATCCATCGAAACTTGCAAATCAATCCTTTATGCAGTTCCAACAAAGTATACCTGGCGGTTCAGCATCTTTGAGTCATAGTCAAATTTTGCAGCCTTCTCATTCACAGCAAAATCTGCTCCACGGCTTCTCCGAAAACCAGTTAATATCTCAGGCACAGATGCTTCAGCAACAATTGCAGCGCCGTCAGAATTATAATGATCAACAGCAATTGCTGCAGCCACAGCTTCAGCAACACCAAGAAGTGAACTCCTCGCAGTTTCAACATCAACAGCAAACCAAGGCCATGTCCAGTCTCTCTCAGATGACTTCGGCTGCGCAGCCCCAGCTTTCTCATTTGCGAGTCTTAAGTTCAACTGGTTCTCCACAAACATTTTCTGATATACTTGGTAACCATGTCAATGCATCTAGTAATTCTACTATGCAAAGTCTGTTGAGTTCATTTTCCCGTGATGGAGCGTCTGCTGTCCTTAACATGCATGAAGCTCACCCTCTAGTGTCTTCGTCCTCATCATCAAAGCGAATTGCTCTAGAATCTCAGCTCCCTTCTCGGGTTACTCCATTCGCTGTGCCCCAGCCTGAGGATGTGATATCACACAATACTAAAGTTTCTGATCTTTCCTCTCTGTTGCCCCCTTTTCCTGGCAGAGAGTCTTTTTCTGATTATAGAGGAGTAGAAGATAGCCAAAACAATGCACTGTATGGATTTAATACCGACTCTTTGAACATACTGCCGAATGGTATGTCCAACATGAAGGATAGTAGTGGTGATAATGGATCTTTATCTATTCCTTATGCTACCTCTACCTTCACAAATACTGTGGGCAACGAGTATCCCATTAACTCAGACATGACAACTTCAAGTTGTGTAGATGAATCAGGTTTCTTGCAGTCCTCCGAGAATGGGGATCAAGGAAACCCAACTAATAGAACCTTTGTGAAG GTTCATAAATCAGGGTCCTTTGGACGGTCACTCGATATCTCCAAGTTTAGCAGCTATCACGAACTTCGAAGTGAGCTTGCTCACATGTTTGGGCTAGAAGGCTTGTTGGAGGACCCTGAGAGATCAGGCTGGCAGCTTGTATTTGTAGACCGAGAGAATGATGTTCTCCTCCTCGGTGACGATCCCTGGCA GGAGTTTGTGAACAATGTTTGGTACATAAAGATACTTTCTCCACTCGAAGTGCAACAGATGGGGAAAGACGGCCTTGATCTTCCAAATGCTGGCCTAGTACAAAGGCTTCCTAGCAATGGCGTCGGATGTGATGACTATATGAACCAAAAGGGCTCCCAAAATGCCATGAATGGGATACCCTTGGGGTCGCTCGACTACTAA